One window from the genome of Spirosoma rhododendri encodes:
- a CDS encoding peroxiredoxin family protein: MKLLALISLAVAVSAGQLAIAQVPAVETRTGGISYTHRIDDKTIIIDKATGERIPASKYEELTRRDRNGYHLEEVMNEYGQPASYLLRPTTSEERETHRFYNRGDENRPKVGAEMPLFVMKGIDNKEYRSTELKGQVVVLSFWISTHRPFWNLKHVAQFAEALQPFQTGAGFMSLGIFSDSAEEIADVLKTQKLPFVAVPNAYGFNRKFGVGAGSTCIVVDRDGKVAAFIDGADYAALKTVLERLNRK; the protein is encoded by the coding sequence ATGAAATTACTTGCCTTGATAAGTCTGGCTGTTGCGGTGAGCGCAGGGCAGTTAGCGATCGCCCAGGTGCCTGCCGTCGAGACACGGACAGGTGGCATTTCGTATACTCATCGCATTGATGACAAAACGATAATCATCGACAAAGCGACAGGAGAACGCATTCCTGCCAGTAAGTACGAAGAACTAACCAGGCGGGACAGGAATGGCTATCATCTCGAAGAAGTAATGAATGAATACGGGCAACCGGCTTCTTACCTGTTACGGCCTACGACGAGCGAAGAACGCGAGACGCACCGATTCTACAACCGGGGTGACGAAAACCGCCCGAAAGTAGGGGCGGAGATGCCTTTGTTTGTGATGAAAGGTATCGACAACAAGGAGTACCGGTCGACGGAGTTGAAAGGACAGGTAGTCGTGCTGAGCTTCTGGATTAGTACGCACCGACCCTTCTGGAACCTTAAACACGTGGCGCAGTTTGCTGAAGCACTTCAGCCGTTCCAGACCGGAGCGGGGTTTATGTCATTGGGGATATTTAGTGATTCGGCCGAAGAAATAGCGGACGTACTGAAAACGCAGAAACTACCGTTTGTCGCTGTGCCGAACGCATACGGGTTTAATCGCAAATTTGGCGTCGGGGCGGGGTCAACCTGTATCGTGGTCGATCGGGATGGTAAAGTAGCGGCTTTCATCGATGGAGCCGACTATGCCGCCCTTAAAACGGTGCTCGAACGGCTGAACCGTAAGTAA
- the hemL gene encoding glutamate-1-semialdehyde 2,1-aminomutase — translation MMTSEQLFEKAKTLIPGGVNSPVRAFRSVGGNPLFIKSAKGPYLYDEDGREYIELINSWGPMILGHAFEPVEKAVADAIQHSFSFGAPTRKEVEMAELIVSMVPSVEMVRMVNSGTEATMAAIRVARGFTGRDKIIKFEGCYHGHGDSFLIAAGSGAMTMGIPDSPGVTKATAADTLTAPYNDLAAVEELLLNNHNQVAALILEPVVGNMGCVLPEPGFLEGIRALCDQHSVVLIFDEVMTGFRLAKGGAQERFGITPDLTTMGKIIGGGMPVGAYGGRADIMKMVAPAGPVYQAGTLSGNPIAMSAGLAMLHHLNDHPNVYTRLDAIGDKLTTGFRQTLDKLGLAYTINHISSMFTLFMTDRPVIDFAGAKSCDTALFGHYFHAMLDRGIYLAPSQFESLFLSVALTDELVDRIIQANDESLREVVG, via the coding sequence ATTATGACTAGCGAACAACTGTTTGAGAAAGCCAAAACGCTTATTCCCGGTGGGGTTAATTCACCCGTTCGGGCGTTTCGGTCGGTGGGTGGGAATCCGCTGTTTATCAAATCGGCGAAAGGGCCGTATCTGTACGATGAAGACGGTCGCGAATACATCGAACTGATTAATTCGTGGGGGCCAATGATCCTGGGCCACGCCTTTGAGCCGGTCGAGAAAGCCGTTGCCGACGCTATTCAGCACTCATTTTCGTTTGGTGCCCCGACGCGTAAAGAGGTCGAGATGGCCGAGCTGATCGTGTCGATGGTGCCGTCGGTGGAGATGGTGCGGATGGTTAATTCCGGTACCGAAGCGACGATGGCGGCTATCCGCGTAGCCCGTGGCTTCACTGGTCGCGATAAAATCATCAAGTTTGAGGGCTGTTACCACGGTCACGGCGACTCGTTTCTGATTGCGGCTGGTAGCGGAGCCATGACGATGGGCATTCCCGATTCGCCGGGCGTCACAAAAGCGACGGCCGCCGACACGCTTACGGCTCCGTATAACGATCTGGCTGCGGTAGAGGAACTGCTGCTGAACAACCACAATCAGGTGGCGGCCCTGATCCTCGAACCCGTTGTGGGGAACATGGGCTGTGTCCTGCCCGAACCCGGTTTCCTTGAAGGCATCCGCGCCCTCTGCGATCAGCACAGTGTTGTCCTGATCTTCGATGAGGTAATGACCGGTTTCCGGCTGGCTAAAGGTGGCGCGCAGGAACGCTTCGGTATCACCCCCGACCTGACGACGATGGGTAAGATCATCGGCGGTGGTATGCCAGTCGGTGCCTACGGTGGCCGGGCCGATATTATGAAGATGGTAGCCCCCGCCGGGCCGGTTTATCAGGCCGGTACGTTGTCGGGAAATCCTATCGCGATGTCGGCGGGGCTGGCGATGCTGCACCACCTCAACGATCACCCGAACGTATACACGCGGCTGGATGCGATCGGCGACAAGCTGACGACGGGCTTCCGGCAAACGCTGGACAAGCTAGGGCTGGCCTACACGATCAATCACATCAGTTCGATGTTTACGCTGTTTATGACCGATCGGCCAGTGATTGACTTTGCCGGGGCCAAGTCGTGCGACACGGCGCTGTTCGGCCACTATTTCCACGCCATGCTCGACCGGGGTATTTACCTGGCGCCGTCGCAGTTCGAAAGCCTGTTCCTCTCCGTCGCCCTTACCGACGAGCTGGTCGACCGGATTATTCAGGCCAACGACGAAAGTTTACGTGAAGTGGTTGGTTAG
- the hisS gene encoding histidine--tRNA ligase, with amino-acid sequence MQKPTLPKGTRDFGPEQMRKRLFIFDTIRQTFQRFGFQPLETPSMENLSTLMGKYGDEGDQLLFKILNSGDFAGSLTDADLQTGSKKLTPKISEKGLRYDLTVPFARYVVMNRNNLPMPFKRYQMQPVWRADRPQKGRYREFYQCDADVVGTDSLICEAEIILMIHEVMRNLGIQDFTLKINNRKILAGIAEAIGMPGQEGPLSVAIDKLDKIGKDKVLDELRERGFSEEAISQLDPLFTFDNASTAATLDQLTNWLAASATAQKGVAELRETLQLAELAGLENAQIEIDPTLARGLSYYTGAIFEVKANGVSIGSISGGGRYDNLTGAFGMPGLSGVGISFGVDRIYDVMDELALFPEGAGQGTKVLIIPFDADARVVALPLLSQFRTANVSAEVYPDLAKVKKMLDYANAKQIPFVVLIGSEEVQTNQLTIKNMVSGEQHKVATNDVVSFVTERIG; translated from the coding sequence ATGCAAAAACCGACCTTACCCAAAGGTACCCGCGATTTCGGGCCGGAGCAGATGCGCAAACGGCTCTTCATTTTCGATACCATTCGCCAGACCTTTCAACGCTTTGGCTTTCAACCGCTCGAAACCCCATCTATGGAAAACCTGTCGACGCTGATGGGGAAGTACGGCGATGAGGGCGATCAACTCCTGTTTAAGATTCTCAACTCCGGCGATTTTGCCGGTAGCCTGACCGACGCCGATCTGCAAACGGGCAGTAAAAAGCTGACGCCGAAAATCAGCGAGAAAGGGCTGCGCTATGATCTGACGGTGCCGTTTGCCCGGTATGTGGTGATGAACCGCAACAACCTGCCGATGCCCTTCAAGCGGTATCAGATGCAGCCCGTGTGGCGCGCCGACCGGCCACAGAAAGGCCGCTACCGCGAGTTTTATCAGTGCGACGCCGACGTGGTGGGTACCGATTCGCTCATCTGCGAAGCCGAGATCATCCTGATGATTCACGAGGTGATGCGCAACCTGGGAATTCAGGATTTTACGCTGAAGATCAACAACCGGAAAATTCTGGCCGGTATCGCTGAAGCCATCGGAATGCCGGGGCAGGAGGGACCGCTCTCCGTCGCCATCGATAAGCTGGACAAGATCGGCAAAGACAAGGTACTGGACGAACTACGCGAACGCGGTTTTTCGGAAGAAGCAATTAGCCAGCTAGACCCGCTCTTTACCTTCGACAACGCATCGACAGCCGCCACACTCGATCAGCTAACCAATTGGCTGGCAGCATCAGCAACGGCGCAGAAAGGAGTGGCTGAGTTGCGCGAAACATTGCAATTAGCTGAACTGGCTGGGCTGGAAAACGCGCAGATCGAGATCGATCCGACGCTGGCGCGGGGGCTGTCGTACTACACAGGGGCCATTTTTGAAGTAAAAGCGAACGGCGTGTCCATCGGTAGCATCAGCGGGGGCGGTCGCTACGACAACCTGACGGGCGCGTTCGGAATGCCGGGGCTATCGGGGGTGGGTATCTCCTTCGGTGTCGACCGGATTTACGACGTCATGGACGAACTGGCTCTGTTTCCTGAGGGAGCCGGGCAGGGGACAAAGGTGCTGATTATCCCGTTCGACGCCGACGCACGCGTAGTAGCACTGCCGTTGCTAAGTCAGTTTCGGACGGCCAACGTCTCGGCCGAGGTCTACCCCGACTTGGCGAAAGTGAAAAAGATGCTCGACTACGCCAACGCCAAGCAGATTCCGTTTGTGGTCCTGATCGGCTCCGAAGAAGTACAGACGAATCAGTTGACGATCAAAAATATGGTCTCCGGCGAACAGCACAAAGTTGCCACCAACGATGTAGTATCGTTTGTGACCGAACGTATTGGGTAG
- the cobA gene encoding uroporphyrinogen-III C-methyltransferase — MKLTLVGAGPGDPDLITLKGVKALQQADVVMYDALVHPDLLTHCRPDALLVYVGKRRGAYSCMQEDINPLIVHYAQQYGHVVRLKGGDSFVFGRGYEELDYARQHGLDTAVVPGLSSSYAVPASAGVPLTTRGLSESFWVVTGTTKAGQLSADLTLAAQSSATVVVLMGMHKLPDIARLFAEQGKADTPIAIIQNGTLPEQRVVTGHIHSIVDRVAETQIDNPAIIVIGAVAGLTTDQYASIAAAVGQD; from the coding sequence ATGAAGCTTACGCTCGTAGGGGCCGGTCCCGGTGATCCCGATTTGATAACGCTTAAGGGTGTGAAAGCGCTGCAACAGGCCGACGTGGTCATGTATGACGCGCTCGTTCACCCTGATCTACTGACGCACTGCCGCCCGGATGCGCTGCTGGTGTACGTTGGCAAGCGACGCGGTGCGTATTCCTGTATGCAGGAAGATATCAACCCGCTGATTGTGCATTACGCGCAGCAGTACGGCCACGTCGTGCGGCTCAAAGGGGGCGACTCGTTTGTGTTTGGGCGGGGCTACGAAGAACTCGACTACGCCCGGCAGCACGGCCTCGACACAGCCGTCGTACCGGGTCTGTCGAGCAGTTACGCCGTACCCGCGTCGGCGGGCGTTCCGCTAACGACGCGCGGTCTGTCGGAAAGCTTCTGGGTCGTTACGGGCACCACCAAAGCCGGGCAGCTATCCGCCGATCTGACACTGGCGGCTCAGTCATCGGCAACGGTCGTCGTGCTGATGGGTATGCACAAGCTGCCCGACATCGCCCGTTTGTTTGCCGAACAGGGTAAGGCCGATACGCCCATAGCAATCATTCAGAACGGTACCCTGCCCGAACAGCGCGTCGTGACGGGGCACATCCATTCCATTGTCGACCGGGTGGCCGAAACGCAGATCGACAACCCGGCCATTATCGTAATCGGTGCCGTTGCGGGCCTGACGACCGATCAATACGCGTCGATAGCGGCTGCCGTAGGTCAGGACTAA
- a CDS encoding glycosyltransferase: protein MLRFSIIIPVFNRPDELRELLTSLTRQTYTNFEVLVIEDGSVERAEDVVVEFASKLAIRYFEKPNSGQGFARNYGFERATGDYFVIFDSDALVPPHYFQTVSQHLAGQWLDAYGGPDRAHPDFTPVQKAISYSMTSPFTTGGIRGSKTNLGGTYHPRSFNMGLSRQVWEKTRGYRLSRMGEDIEFAIRIIESGFTTGLIPDAYIYHKRRTRFAQFYRQLRFFGRARINISRYYPRELKLVHTFPALFTLYVFSVPVWLLISPWLFGLAVAGLLVFSLAILIDATRKESSLYVGLLSVEAAFVQLIGYGIGFLSEGWKRLREPKGFRETGATIDYPS, encoded by the coding sequence ATGCTCCGGTTTTCCATCATCATTCCCGTTTTTAACCGCCCCGACGAACTGCGTGAACTGCTGACGAGTCTGACTCGTCAGACCTACACCAACTTCGAAGTGCTGGTGATTGAAGACGGGTCGGTGGAGCGGGCTGAGGATGTGGTTGTTGAGTTCGCCAGCAAACTGGCGATCCGTTACTTTGAAAAACCCAACTCGGGGCAGGGTTTTGCGCGCAACTACGGCTTCGAGCGGGCCACCGGCGACTACTTCGTGATCTTCGACTCCGATGCCCTTGTGCCGCCCCACTATTTCCAAACCGTCAGTCAGCACCTTGCCGGGCAGTGGCTCGATGCGTACGGTGGCCCCGACCGCGCGCACCCTGATTTTACGCCCGTCCAGAAAGCCATCAGTTATTCGATGACGTCGCCCTTCACAACGGGCGGCATCCGGGGCAGCAAAACCAATCTGGGCGGTACCTACCATCCGCGCAGTTTCAACATGGGGCTGTCGCGGCAGGTGTGGGAGAAAACGCGCGGGTACCGACTCAGCCGGATGGGCGAAGACATCGAATTCGCCATTCGGATTATCGAGAGTGGCTTTACCACCGGCCTGATTCCCGACGCGTATATCTACCACAAACGCCGGACCCGCTTCGCTCAATTTTATCGGCAGCTTCGCTTTTTTGGTCGTGCCCGCATCAACATCTCGCGCTACTACCCCCGCGAACTGAAACTGGTGCACACGTTTCCGGCCCTGTTTACCCTCTACGTTTTTTCCGTTCCTGTCTGGCTACTCATCAGCCCCTGGCTGTTTGGGCTGGCCGTTGCGGGTCTGCTGGTGTTTTCGCTGGCTATTCTGATCGATGCAACCCGCAAAGAAAGCAGTCTGTACGTGGGCCTATTGAGCGTGGAAGCGGCCTTTGTGCAACTGATAGGCTACGGTATCGGTTTTCTAAGTGAGGGCTGGAAACGACTGCGCGAGCCGAAGGGATTTCGCGAAACGGGGGCTACTATCGATTACCCATCCTGA
- a CDS encoding ABC transporter substrate-binding protein: MIGKGIVLSGLIGLSVLTVVSAQPSTDAQRRYKAAVKLVQTGDYERAKTELNSIIQRGGATAPYAHYYYALAAYRQKKFDQARLMLRQLTDRFPDWPKQPDATYLLGISQLEEGRYDDGLKTLDGLNDPALRSDAARAEQAILGRATDLRALKQLNRTYPDNRIVGLALIDLIQRSSSDRADLELSDELTNRFGVPGTAAPRLTPTTSTSAQSQPSRTNRPAVTASTRPNRVKSSYNVAVMMPFRIEDFNNGKRSRSNQYVYDLYNGMIMAKAKLQQEGITVNLLAYDLDNDPNRTLELVNSPAFAQTDLIIGPLYVEPNRIVSAWANQNGVVLLNPIATSSELIQDQPMSFLAQSSLARQAEQVAGQAQSINNIRRAAIYFGSTRKDSLLAAAYRDELLQQRYQIADFRRMGPTAQATAASLFTPVPRPGVATPTSTTPAVPATTVPAIGHVFLSSSNDTDGPRLQEALSNRRVNAPLLATASAFNMYKNGSSTFSRRDLYLLYPDYVSSDREPVVTFNQTYLAELNTIPSVFASEGYDMLLFFGRQLAKNGGLRNRDAMRSDTDDYLLSGFDYTQSNDNQIVPIVKFDGGRFIKIN, encoded by the coding sequence ATGATCGGAAAGGGCATCGTTTTAAGCGGATTGATTGGTTTGTCGGTGCTGACTGTCGTCAGTGCGCAACCATCAACGGACGCACAGCGTCGCTACAAGGCGGCTGTGAAACTGGTGCAGACCGGCGACTACGAACGGGCCAAAACCGAACTAAACTCGATCATTCAGCGCGGTGGAGCGACGGCTCCCTACGCCCACTACTACTACGCACTGGCCGCGTACCGGCAGAAAAAATTCGATCAGGCCCGGCTCATGCTGCGCCAGCTGACCGACCGCTTTCCCGACTGGCCCAAACAGCCCGACGCGACCTATTTGCTAGGTATTTCACAGCTCGAAGAGGGGCGGTACGATGATGGTCTGAAAACGTTGGATGGCCTCAACGACCCTGCGCTTCGCAGCGATGCGGCCCGTGCCGAGCAGGCTATTCTGGGCCGGGCCACCGATTTGCGGGCACTCAAGCAACTCAACCGAACTTACCCGGACAACCGCATCGTTGGTCTGGCGCTGATCGATCTGATTCAACGGTCGTCCAGCGACCGGGCCGATCTGGAGTTGTCGGACGAACTGACGAACCGCTTTGGCGTTCCCGGAACGGCGGCTCCGCGTCTGACGCCAACGACCAGCACATCCGCGCAATCGCAACCGTCCCGTACAAACCGCCCAGCCGTTACGGCTTCGACGCGGCCCAACCGGGTAAAGAGTTCGTATAACGTGGCGGTGATGATGCCGTTTCGCATCGAGGATTTCAACAACGGCAAACGGTCGCGCAGTAACCAGTACGTCTACGACCTGTACAACGGTATGATAATGGCGAAAGCCAAACTACAGCAGGAAGGTATAACGGTCAACCTGCTGGCATACGACCTCGACAATGACCCCAACAGAACGCTTGAACTGGTTAACAGCCCGGCGTTCGCGCAGACCGACCTCATTATCGGCCCGCTGTATGTCGAACCGAACCGGATCGTGTCGGCCTGGGCCAATCAGAACGGCGTAGTTTTGTTGAATCCGATAGCAACGAGTAGCGAACTGATCCAGGACCAGCCGATGTCGTTTCTGGCGCAGTCGTCGCTGGCACGGCAGGCGGAGCAGGTAGCCGGTCAGGCGCAGTCGATCAACAATATACGCCGGGCGGCCATTTACTTCGGCAGTACGCGCAAGGACTCCTTACTGGCTGCTGCGTACCGCGATGAACTGCTGCAACAGCGCTACCAGATCGCCGACTTTCGCCGGATGGGACCGACGGCGCAGGCAACGGCGGCATCGTTGTTTACCCCCGTTCCCCGTCCCGGTGTCGCTACCCCGACCTCAACAACGCCAGCAGTGCCAGCAACGACTGTGCCTGCCATCGGCCATGTATTCCTGTCGAGCAGTAACGATACGGACGGGCCGCGTTTGCAGGAAGCCCTGAGTAACCGCCGGGTCAATGCGCCCCTGCTGGCAACGGCCTCCGCTTTTAATATGTACAAAAACGGATCGTCGACCTTCTCCCGGCGCGACCTGTACCTGCTGTACCCCGACTACGTCAGTTCTGATCGGGAGCCGGTCGTTACGTTTAACCAGACCTATCTGGCTGAGCTAAATACAATCCCGTCCGTATTTGCCAGTGAAGGTTACGACATGCTCTTATTCTTCGGCCGTCAGCTGGCGAAAAACGGTGGGCTGCGTAATCGTGACGCCATGCGTTCCGATACTGACGACTACCTGCTGTCGGGCTTCGATTACACGCAATCAAACGACAACCAGATCGTCCCAATCGTCAAATTCGACGGCGGACGATTTATTAAAATCAATTAG